A stretch of Candidatus Bathyarchaeota archaeon DNA encodes these proteins:
- the allB gene encoding allantoinase AllB — protein MDLVVRNGIVYTPYGLVNASIGVEDGKIAWMGRGAPEGGRILDVDGKLVLPGMIDMHVHFRDPGSPEREDFETGTMSAAAGGVTTVVEMPNTAPPVTSAERLREKRRIVEGKAYVDFALVAGAGSMSREEIKPLAAEGAIAYKMFMISRFKELAVSDADMLENLLLIAETGLPCLVHAENEELVSRGIERARNLGRRDPLAHSEFRPPLAEAEATMRAILLAEEASAHLHICHMTSSEALGFLSWAKGRGVKVTGETSPCYLLLSTDDLKRLGPYGKVDPPLREPEHQRALWQALGSGLLDVVASDHAPYTREEKERGWSDIFDAPSGGVGVETTLPLMLDSVDKGLLSLERMVEVLSTNPARILGLYPRKGCISIGSDADLVVVDPKAEFEIRGGALHSRQKITPFEGYRGRGKPILTIVRGKTVWEEGKIVGRPGYGRFLTPTYKKRCFDERF, from the coding sequence TTGGATCTGGTAGTACGGAATGGGATTGTGTATACTCCATACGGCCTTGTGAATGCCTCGATAGGTGTTGAGGATGGGAAGATAGCCTGGATGGGCAGGGGAGCCCCAGAGGGGGGGAGGATACTAGACGTGGATGGTAAACTTGTCCTCCCGGGGATGATAGATATGCATGTTCACTTCAGGGATCCGGGATCGCCTGAGAGGGAGGACTTCGAGACCGGCACGATGTCGGCGGCGGCTGGTGGCGTGACAACCGTCGTCGAGATGCCGAATACCGCTCCCCCCGTGACCTCCGCTGAGAGGTTGAGGGAGAAGAGGAGGATAGTTGAGGGGAAGGCTTATGTAGACTTCGCCCTAGTGGCCGGGGCAGGATCGATGAGCAGGGAGGAGATAAAACCCCTAGCGGCGGAGGGGGCCATAGCCTATAAGATGTTCATGATCTCTAGGTTTAAGGAGCTAGCCGTCTCAGACGCCGATATGCTTGAGAACCTTCTCCTAATAGCCGAGACTGGGCTCCCCTGCCTGGTCCACGCCGAGAATGAGGAGCTTGTCTCCAGGGGTATAGAGAGGGCTAGAAACCTAGGCAGGAGGGATCCACTAGCCCACTCCGAGTTCAGGCCCCCCCTAGCTGAGGCTGAGGCCACCATGAGGGCCATCCTCCTGGCGGAGGAGGCCTCGGCTCATCTCCACATATGCCATATGACCTCCTCCGAGGCCCTAGGCTTCCTTTCATGGGCCAAGGGGAGAGGTGTTAAGGTGACAGGCGAGACCTCCCCCTGCTACCTGCTACTATCTACAGATGACCTCAAGAGGCTCGGCCCATACGGCAAGGTCGACCCACCCCTGAGGGAGCCTGAACATCAAAGGGCTTTATGGCAGGCCCTCGGAAGCGGCCTTCTTGATGTAGTGGCGAGTGACCATGCCCCCTACACCAGGGAGGAGAAGGAGAGGGGATGGAGCGACATCTTTGACGCCCCATCCGGCGGCGTGGGAGTGGAGACGACCCTACCACTGATGCTCGACTCCGTGGATAAGGGTCTACTAAGCCTTGAGAGGATGGTGGAGGTCCTCTCCACAAATCCGGCCAGGATACTGGGGCTCTATCCAAGAAAAGGCTGCATCTCGATAGGCTCGGATGCGGACCTAGTGGTCGTCGATCCAAAAGCCGAGTTTGAGATAAGGGGCGGCGCCCTCCACTCCAGGCAGAAGATAACGCCGTTCGAGGGCTATAGGGGGAGGGGCAAACCCATCCTCACCATTGTGAGGGGAAAAACCGTGTGGGAGGAGGGGAAGATAGTGGGCAGACCAGGATATGGAAGGTTTCTAACTCCAACTTATAAGAAGAGATGTTTTGATGAGAGATTTTGA
- a CDS encoding trypsin-like peptidase domain-containing protein — MSSEDEILDVLERVIRSVVHVNTVRVLRDRFYRPMPLRGMGSGFVVEQGGLIVTNAHVVRGAEKIGVILHDRTLLEGSIIGECQSIDTAVIRVDSKGLEAAELGDSDRLRVGQRVYAIGNPFGLEGGPTVTSGVVSALNRSIHSGELSLANLVQTDAPINPGNSGGPLVDTRGRVVAMNTAIIPYAQGIGFAIPINTVKECLDQIRTYGRFLTPWLGVYGLTLNPQLASYYGVAAYSGFLVTNIIPGGPAHKAGLEAGDVILAIDGSRIMDVDDLRREIARKRVGDHVRVELLRDGHRKIIDMVIEGRR; from the coding sequence TTGTCGAGTGAGGATGAGATACTAGACGTCCTGGAGCGTGTTATTAGGAGCGTTGTCCATGTAAACACCGTGAGGGTTCTCAGGGACAGGTTCTATAGGCCCATGCCCCTCAGGGGGATGGGGAGCGGCTTCGTAGTAGAGCAGGGTGGGTTGATAGTCACCAACGCCCATGTGGTTAGAGGGGCGGAGAAGATCGGGGTGATCCTACACGACAGAACCCTACTAGAGGGGAGCATAATCGGGGAGTGCCAGAGCATAGACACCGCGGTGATAAGGGTTGACTCCAAGGGGCTTGAGGCCGCTGAACTAGGAGATTCGGATAGGTTAAGGGTTGGGCAGAGGGTTTACGCCATAGGCAACCCATTCGGGCTTGAGGGGGGGCCAACGGTCACATCAGGGGTTGTCAGCGCCCTGAACAGGTCGATACATAGCGGCGAGTTATCGCTTGCCAACCTGGTCCAGACGGATGCCCCGATAAACCCTGGAAACAGCGGTGGCCCATTGGTCGATACCAGGGGTAGGGTGGTGGCAATGAACACTGCGATCATACCCTACGCCCAGGGCATCGGGTTCGCCATCCCCATAAACACCGTGAAGGAGTGCCTTGACCAGATAAGAACCTATGGGAGGTTCCTGACCCCCTGGCTCGGGGTGTACGGGCTCACCTTGAACCCCCAGCTGGCCTCCTACTATGGCGTCGCGGCCTACTCCGGGTTCCTGGTCACCAACATAATCCCGGGAGGTCCAGCCCATAAGGCGGGCCTAGAGGCCGGTGATGTAATCCTAGCCATAGATGGAAGTAGGATAATGGATGTTGATGATCTTAGGAGGGAGATCGCCCGCAAGAGGGTGGGAGACCATGTGAGGGTTGAGCTCCTCAGGGATGGACATAGGAAAATTATCGATATGGTTATAGAGGGGAGGAGGTAA
- a CDS encoding 4-hydroxy-2-oxo-heptane-1,7-dioate aldolase, with protein MRNELKRRIKAGGQALGVWVTIESPIVTELLSTLGFDYLVFDTEHSPLDIYQAQTLMQAIRGSGTTPIVRVWWNDMVAIKRALDIGAYGVVIPWVNNREQAEMAVKACLYPPRGLRGCGPRRAALLDPEYLKTADDEILIIAQIETREAVERIEEIVSVEGIDVTYIGPSDLSASYGHLGDMGHPEVQEAIDRVFDASREAGVATGIHMGSGKPIIERVKKGYNLITVGNDLGFVRSGAIEVLKGLGKKV; from the coding sequence GTGAGGAATGAGTTGAAGAGGAGGATAAAGGCTGGGGGACAGGCCCTGGGCGTTTGGGTGACCATAGAGAGCCCGATAGTCACCGAGCTCCTATCCACCCTGGGCTTCGACTACCTGGTCTTCGACACCGAGCACAGCCCTCTGGACATATATCAAGCCCAGACCCTGATGCAGGCCATCAGGGGAAGCGGAACCACCCCAATAGTCAGGGTTTGGTGGAATGACATGGTCGCGATCAAGAGGGCCCTCGACATAGGGGCCTATGGGGTCGTCATACCCTGGGTGAATAACAGGGAGCAGGCCGAGATGGCCGTGAAGGCCTGTCTATATCCACCAAGGGGCCTTAGGGGATGCGGACCAAGGAGGGCGGCTCTACTGGACCCAGAATACCTTAAGACAGCAGACGATGAGATCCTAATAATAGCTCAGATAGAGACGAGGGAGGCCGTGGAGAGGATAGAGGAGATCGTCTCGGTTGAGGGCATCGACGTGACCTATATAGGTCCATCAGACCTATCAGCCTCATACGGCCACCTGGGAGACATGGGGCACCCGGAGGTCCAAGAGGCGATTGACAGGGTATTCGACGCCTCCAGGGAGGCCGGAGTGGCGACAGGCATCCACATGGGCTCTGGAAAGCCTATCATCGAGAGGGTAAAGAAGGGATACAACCTGATAACTGTGGGAAATGACCTGGGCTTCGTGAGATCTGGAGCTATAGAAGTCTTAAAAGGGCTTGGAAAGAAGGTTTGA
- a CDS encoding amidohydrolase family protein — protein MKVIDALSYVGKSVYFKREFKVEDLIERMNMNGIVMAVITAPPPGPDYTEANKIVYEAVKKYPESLIGFYKMNPWFGKEELERAKSAIKEWNFKGLKLDPKDDGYNVNDPIVTPVMKLAEELEIPIFFQSGDSDFCPPEKVVLLAISFPNVTVMMQHGGSDIVTLLATHPLLCDRTRNLVLGTHPLRGSGPDGADRSLKNLPKALERNIVFTSEMPFGYPELELKIIELTNLNKEIKELVLRENIRRILKI, from the coding sequence TTGAAAGTTATTGATGCCCTTTCGTATGTTGGAAAAAGTGTATATTTCAAGAGGGAGTTTAAGGTGGAGGATCTAATTGAGCGAATGAATATGAATGGAATAGTAATGGCAGTTATAACCGCTCCACCTCCTGGGCCAGATTATACAGAGGCTAACAAAATTGTGTATGAAGCTGTGAAGAAATATCCAGAAAGTTTAATAGGTTTTTACAAAATGAATCCCTGGTTTGGAAAGGAAGAATTAGAGAGAGCAAAATCTGCCATAAAGGAATGGAACTTCAAGGGTTTAAAACTAGATCCGAAAGACGATGGATATAACGTCAATGATCCTATAGTGACCCCGGTGATGAAATTGGCGGAGGAACTTGAGATACCGATATTCTTCCAATCCGGCGACTCAGACTTCTGTCCACCTGAGAAGGTAGTGCTCCTGGCGATCTCCTTTCCAAACGTGACCGTTATGATGCAGCATGGAGGCTCTGATATAGTGACCCTCCTAGCTACCCACCCCCTCCTTTGCGATAGGACGAGAAATCTAGTACTTGGAACTCATCCCCTAAGAGGCTCAGGACCCGATGGGGCGGACCGATCCTTGAAGAATCTACCTAAGGCTTTAGAGAGAAACATCGTGTTTACATCTGAAATGCCCTTCGGATATCCCGAACTGGAACTGAAAATCATTGAACTAACAAATCTGAATAAAGAGATTAAGGAACTAGTTTTAAGAGAAAACATCAGAAGGATTTTAAAGATATAG
- a CDS encoding dipeptidase, translated as MFRLTMEEEERALTIHRKSIVVDTHNDTIQDLMSGPVPHGVEFTLKRTLGERSIEGQVDIPRIREGGVDCLFFAMVVSRPIYRGRRLRRLLQMLDVFYSEIEKNSSDIALAIKYQDIMDIVDSGRIAAIISIEGGEVLEGDLGVLRMLYKLGVRSITLTHFYRNELGDGSLFDSGSHLSEFGVEVVKEMNRLGMIIDVSHLNEIGFWDVMKITKDPVIASHSNCRALYDHHRNLKDDQIEALARNDGVINLSFCGGFMKDVTSREELSKVSLDDWLNHLDHVIDLVGPSHVGLGSDFDGGCGFPGLDDISKVPNITRGLVARGYSDEDITKILGGNNLRVIEKILK; from the coding sequence ATGTTTAGACTTACAATGGAAGAAGAGGAAAGAGCATTAACCATTCACCGTAAATCCATTGTTGTGGACACCCATAATGATACCATTCAAGATTTAATGTCTGGCCCCGTGCCACACGGCGTAGAGTTCACACTGAAACGTACCCTCGGCGAGAGGTCTATCGAGGGTCAGGTAGACATACCTAGAATTAGAGAGGGAGGAGTGGACTGTCTCTTCTTTGCAATGGTGGTCTCTCGTCCTATCTATAGGGGTCGAAGGCTCAGAAGACTTCTTCAGATGCTAGATGTATTTTACTCAGAGATAGAGAAAAATTCAAGTGACATAGCTCTAGCTATAAAATATCAAGACATAATGGACATCGTTGATAGTGGAAGAATAGCTGCAATTATCTCAATAGAAGGAGGTGAGGTATTAGAGGGGGATCTTGGAGTTTTGCGGATGCTCTATAAGCTTGGGGTTAGATCCATCACCCTCACCCACTTCTATAGAAACGAGTTGGGTGATGGATCTCTCTTTGATTCAGGGTCTCATCTATCTGAGTTTGGGGTTGAAGTTGTAAAGGAGATGAACAGACTTGGAATGATCATAGATGTTTCACATCTCAATGAGATTGGATTTTGGGATGTTATGAAGATAACTAAGGATCCAGTGATTGCTTCTCATTCTAACTGCAGGGCGTTATACGATCATCATCGAAACCTTAAAGATGACCAAATAGAAGCCTTGGCAAGGAATGATGGAGTTATAAACTTGAGTTTCTGCGGTGGCTTCATGAAAGATGTCACATCGAGAGAGGAACTATCAAAAGTGAGCTTGGATGATTGGCTTAATCATCTAGATCATGTCATAGACCTTGTTGGGCCCAGCCATGTAGGTCTCGGTTCAGATTTCGATGGAGGCTGTGGTTTCCCTGGGTTGGATGATATATCAAAGGTTCCGAACATTACAAGAGGATTAGTAGCTCGAGGATATTCAGATGAAGATATCACTAAGATCTTGGGGGGCAACAATTTAAGAGTAATCGAAAAGATACTAAAATGA
- a CDS encoding AAA family ATPase — protein MPPLGEIIGQEQAVRALRFGLKTRGRGFNVYVAGMPGTGRKTAISNFLEEMAKGMPVPNDWCYVYNFRDPMRPRALKLPPGMGRELKGDMEKFVSEARKALTTAFESQEYARRREEIVDALQRESGELAEELDRLAKREGFILQRSPIGFLMIPVLDGRPVTEQEFGLLPPALRREIQSRREALEDKVRVFLGRLREAERRVDEAVRELNRKVAIFAMEPLINSLMEKYGSLGEVKDYLMEVHSDILENLPLILGKGKEQQRITFQIPEIMEDPTERYRVNLIVDNSSLKGAPVVMELNPTYQNLFGKIEKEARFGVLITDYTMIRCGSAHRANGGFLVLPAEDLLANPLSWEGLKRAMMSYSLEIEEIPERLGFWTAKTLRPEPIPFHAKVILIGSPWLYHLLYVLDRDFKELFKVKAEFDTTMERNEENIRKYASFICTLCRKEGLRHLDPSGIAAIIDYSSRLASDKRKLSTLFANVSDIIREADFYASEEGAEYISRMHVERALEERVYRSSLIQRKIEEMIARGILLIDTEGEAVGQVNGLSVIDLGDYSFGRPSRVTATVGLGREGVIDIEREARMGGPIHTKGVMILSGFLNERYARDKPLSLSARLVFEQSYSGVEGDSASSAELYAILSALSGVPIKQYLAVTGSVNQKGEIQAIGGVNEKVEGFYQVCKAKGLNGRHGVVIPESNVQNLVLREEVVDAIRRGMFHIYPVRTIDEGIEILTGLKAGERRPDGSFEEGTINYLVQKRLEEMAEAIKEYPA, from the coding sequence ATGCCTCCCCTAGGGGAGATAATAGGGCAGGAGCAGGCTGTGAGAGCCCTAAGGTTCGGCCTTAAGACTAGGGGAAGAGGGTTCAACGTCTATGTGGCGGGTATGCCCGGAACGGGGAGAAAAACGGCCATCTCCAACTTCCTCGAGGAGATGGCTAAGGGCATGCCAGTCCCCAATGACTGGTGCTACGTATACAACTTCAGGGATCCCATGAGGCCGAGGGCCCTTAAGCTACCCCCGGGCATGGGGAGGGAACTCAAAGGGGATATGGAGAAGTTCGTCTCCGAGGCTAGGAAGGCCCTAACCACGGCCTTCGAGAGCCAAGAGTACGCCAGGAGGAGGGAGGAGATCGTGGACGCCCTCCAGAGGGAGAGCGGCGAGCTGGCTGAGGAGCTCGACAGGCTGGCTAAGAGGGAGGGATTCATCCTGCAGAGGTCTCCCATCGGGTTCCTGATGATACCCGTCCTGGATGGCAGGCCTGTGACGGAGCAGGAGTTCGGGCTCCTCCCCCCAGCCCTCAGGAGGGAGATCCAGTCAAGGCGTGAGGCGCTTGAGGATAAGGTCAGGGTTTTTCTGGGCCGGTTGAGGGAGGCCGAGAGGAGGGTTGACGAGGCCGTGAGGGAGCTTAACAGAAAGGTCGCCATCTTCGCGATGGAGCCCCTCATCAACTCCCTAATGGAGAAGTACGGCTCCCTTGGAGAGGTCAAGGATTACCTGATGGAGGTTCACTCTGACATCTTGGAGAACCTGCCCCTCATCCTTGGAAAGGGTAAGGAGCAGCAGAGGATCACCTTCCAGATACCTGAGATAATGGAGGATCCCACTGAGCGATACAGGGTAAACCTGATAGTGGATAACTCGAGTCTTAAGGGTGCCCCGGTGGTCATGGAGCTCAACCCGACCTATCAGAACCTCTTCGGGAAGATCGAGAAGGAGGCGAGATTCGGCGTCCTAATAACGGACTACACGATGATCAGGTGCGGCTCGGCCCACAGGGCTAATGGCGGGTTCCTGGTGTTACCGGCCGAGGACCTGCTCGCAAATCCCCTATCCTGGGAGGGGCTGAAGAGGGCAATGATGAGCTATAGCCTAGAGATAGAGGAGATACCTGAGAGGCTCGGATTCTGGACCGCGAAGACGTTGAGGCCTGAGCCTATCCCCTTCCACGCGAAGGTCATCCTCATAGGGAGCCCCTGGCTATACCACCTCCTCTACGTGCTGGACAGGGACTTCAAGGAGCTCTTCAAGGTCAAGGCAGAGTTCGACACGACCATGGAGAGGAATGAGGAGAACATAAGGAAGTATGCATCCTTCATATGCACACTCTGCAGGAAGGAGGGGCTGAGACACCTCGACCCATCGGGGATAGCCGCCATAATAGACTACAGCTCAAGGCTCGCCTCGGATAAGAGGAAGCTCTCAACCCTCTTCGCAAACGTCTCCGATATTATAAGAGAGGCGGACTTCTACGCGTCTGAGGAGGGGGCTGAGTACATATCTAGGATGCATGTGGAGAGAGCCCTTGAGGAGAGGGTCTACAGGTCAAGCCTCATCCAGAGGAAGATAGAGGAGATGATAGCTAGGGGGATACTCCTAATAGATACAGAGGGGGAGGCGGTTGGGCAGGTAAACGGCCTATCGGTCATAGACCTTGGAGACTACAGCTTCGGGAGGCCCAGCAGGGTTACAGCCACGGTCGGGCTGGGTAGGGAGGGAGTTATAGACATAGAGAGGGAGGCGAGGATGGGGGGGCCCATCCACACAAAGGGGGTGATGATACTATCTGGCTTCCTTAACGAGAGGTATGCGAGGGATAAACCCCTAAGCCTGAGCGCGAGGCTCGTCTTCGAGCAGAGCTACTCCGGGGTCGAGGGCGACAGCGCATCGAGCGCGGAGCTATACGCCATCCTATCAGCCCTATCAGGGGTTCCTATAAAGCAGTACCTCGCCGTGACGGGATCCGTCAACCAGAAGGGGGAGATCCAGGCCATCGGCGGGGTCAACGAGAAGGTAGAGGGGTTCTACCAAGTCTGCAAGGCGAAGGGGCTTAATGGGAGGCATGGAGTCGTCATACCTGAGAGCAATGTCCAGAACCTCGTATTAAGGGAGGAGGTGGTTGATGCGATAAGGAGGGGGATGTTCCATATATACCCCGTCAGGACCATAGATGAGGGGATCGAGATACTAACAGGCCTGAAGGCGGGGGAGAGGAGGCCAGATGGATCCTTCGAGGAGGGAACGATAAACTATCTCGTCCAGAAGAGGCTGGAGGAGATGGCGGAGGCCATAAAGGAGTACCCAGCCTGA
- a CDS encoding FAD-dependent oxidoreductase — protein sequence MEQLYDVIVVGGGPAGLTAGMYTARHGLKTLILDGKRHGGRASEAALIDNFPGFPDGISGKELMERFIAHTRRFNAELKIDKIIGLNLHGQPKEVYAREGVYRARAIVIATGIQRRRLKVPGEEEFKGRGVSYCTICDGPLFEGKVIAVVGSSKEAVEDTLALSKIARMIYLIPGAERLDKETSGELAVNPNIEIIEGSVESIGGSDIVTHIWIKGETRRRLEVDGIFILLDHIPMMDMLREAGVEMDERGCIMVDGYNQTNISGVFAAGECTCGGGIQVITAAGDGARAGISVIRYLQTQRGRG from the coding sequence ATGGAGCAGCTCTACGACGTCATAGTGGTGGGGGGAGGGCCGGCAGGCCTAACCGCCGGAATGTACACGGCTAGGCACGGCCTGAAGACCCTCATCCTCGACGGAAAGAGGCATGGCGGGAGGGCATCAGAGGCTGCGCTCATAGATAACTTCCCTGGGTTTCCAGATGGGATATCTGGAAAGGAGCTTATGGAGAGGTTCATAGCCCATACCAGGAGGTTCAATGCCGAGCTCAAGATAGATAAGATAATTGGCCTCAACCTTCACGGGCAGCCTAAAGAGGTCTACGCGAGGGAGGGGGTCTACAGGGCTAGGGCCATAGTGATCGCCACCGGAATCCAGCGCAGGAGGCTGAAGGTTCCGGGGGAGGAGGAGTTCAAGGGGAGGGGGGTCTCCTACTGCACGATATGCGATGGCCCGTTATTCGAGGGTAAGGTGATAGCCGTAGTCGGCTCGTCTAAAGAGGCTGTTGAGGACACCCTAGCCCTCTCCAAGATTGCTCGGATGATTTACCTCATTCCCGGCGCTGAGAGGTTGGATAAGGAAACCAGTGGAGAGCTGGCCGTCAACCCGAACATAGAGATCATAGAAGGTAGTGTGGAGTCTATAGGAGGGAGCGATATAGTCACCCATATCTGGATAAAGGGGGAAACGAGGAGAAGGCTGGAGGTGGACGGGATTTTCATACTATTAGACCACATCCCGATGATGGATATGCTTAGAGAGGCGGGGGTAGAGATGGATGAGAGGGGCTGTATAATGGTTGACGGCTATAACCAGACCAATATCTCCGGCGTCTTCGCAGCGGGGGAGTGCACCTGCGGAGGCGGGATCCAAGTCATAACCGCGGCGGGGGATGGAGCGAGGGCTGGGATATCCGTTATAAGATACCTCCAAACCCAGAGGGGTAGAGGTTAA
- a CDS encoding endonuclease — protein sequence MSLRELAKGRSSARRGGRLLSGREVRRMKKRGYDAERELVQKLREMGFEAVRIPVSAPSSEPLPDVFAIKGDMILAFEVKSQGSYTYFKKEQVAKLHEFLNIHRQYPKRLAVLAAKFRYKGWAFIITEKPMDYSIRMGGGMSLRELLRRISQGKSAQD from the coding sequence ATGTCCCTGAGGGAGCTGGCGAAGGGGAGGAGCTCGGCCCGCCGGGGAGGGAGGCTACTTTCAGGGAGGGAGGTGAGGAGGATGAAGAAGAGGGGATACGACGCCGAGAGGGAGCTCGTCCAGAAGCTCCGGGAGATGGGCTTCGAGGCGGTGAGGATCCCCGTGAGCGCCCCGAGCAGCGAGCCCCTCCCAGACGTCTTCGCCATCAAGGGGGACATGATCCTCGCCTTCGAGGTCAAGAGCCAGGGGAGCTACACATACTTTAAAAAGGAGCAGGTGGCGAAGCTCCACGAGTTCCTCAACATCCACCGGCAATATCCAAAGCGGCTCGCGGTGCTGGCCGCCAAGTTCAGATACAAGGGGTGGGCCTTCATAATAACCGAGAAGCCGATGGACTACTCCATAAGGATGGGGGGAGGAATGAGCTTGAGAGAACTCTTGAGGAGGATATCTCAGGGAAAGTCAGCCCAAGACTAG
- the eno gene encoding phosphopyruvate hydratase, with protein MCLKYSISRIKGREILDSRGEPTIEVDVYTEGGAIGRAAVPSGISRGRYEAFELRDGGARYHGKGVLRAVASVNEVIAPHLIGEDVRDQLRIDNIMIELDGTPDKSRLGANAILGVSLACAKAAAEAEGKPLYTYIGGGDACLLPIPLFNVINGGLHAGNNLEFQEFLILPERAESFSEALRIGSEIHHELRRILSSRHGRAATNLGDEGGFSPPLSRPEEALEAISEAVSEAGYGDVTSLALDAAASNFYRPGEGYNLMGRRLDRGELLDYYGELVEKFHLVSLEDPFHEEDFEGFAEARNTLSIQIVGDDLFTTSPDRLRRGIEAGAADALLLKVNQIGTLSEALLVARIARGHGYNIITSHRSGDTEDTLIADLAVGIGCGQIKAGAPCRGERTAKYNRLLRIEEELGSAARYPRGLSSLRGLNLQASGLLAQIR; from the coding sequence ATCTGCTTGAAGTATTCCATTTCGAGGATTAAGGGTAGGGAGATCCTGGACTCTAGGGGAGAGCCCACCATAGAGGTTGATGTCTACACGGAGGGGGGCGCCATAGGAAGAGCCGCGGTGCCCAGCGGGATCTCAAGGGGAAGATATGAGGCCTTTGAGCTTAGGGATGGTGGAGCTAGATACCATGGAAAGGGGGTCCTCAGGGCTGTTGCATCCGTCAACGAGGTGATCGCCCCCCACCTCATTGGGGAGGATGTCAGGGATCAGCTGAGGATAGATAATATCATGATAGAGCTGGATGGAACCCCTGACAAGTCCAGGCTAGGCGCAAACGCCATCCTGGGAGTGTCCCTGGCCTGCGCGAAGGCGGCCGCCGAGGCGGAGGGAAAACCACTATACACGTATATAGGGGGTGGCGATGCATGCCTCCTACCCATCCCCCTCTTCAACGTCATCAACGGTGGTCTGCACGCTGGGAACAACCTCGAGTTCCAGGAGTTCCTCATCCTCCCAGAGAGGGCTGAGAGCTTCAGCGAGGCCTTGAGGATAGGCTCCGAGATCCACCACGAGTTGAGGAGGATCCTATCCTCAAGGCATGGGAGGGCCGCGACAAACCTCGGAGATGAGGGGGGCTTCAGCCCACCGTTGAGCCGGCCTGAGGAGGCATTGGAGGCGATCTCAGAGGCCGTCTCGGAGGCTGGATACGGGGATGTCACCTCCCTAGCCCTGGACGCGGCCGCCTCAAACTTCTACAGGCCGGGAGAGGGGTACAACCTCATGGGGAGGCGCCTCGACCGGGGGGAGCTCCTCGACTATTATGGAGAGCTGGTTGAGAAGTTCCATCTGGTCTCGCTGGAGGATCCCTTCCACGAGGAGGATTTCGAGGGATTCGCGGAGGCGAGGAATACCCTTTCAATACAGATAGTTGGAGACGACCTCTTCACAACAAGTCCAGATCGATTGAGGAGGGGGATAGAGGCGGGGGCGGCGGATGCCCTGCTGCTGAAGGTGAACCAGATTGGAACCCTCAGCGAGGCCCTCCTGGTGGCGAGGATAGCAAGAGGGCATGGCTACAACATCATAACCTCCCACAGGTCAGGGGATACAGAGGACACCCTCATAGCAGACCTCGCTGTGGGGATAGGCTGCGGCCAGATAAAGGCGGGGGCCCCATGTAGGGGTGAACGCACAGCGAAGTATAACCGGCTTCTCAGGATCGAGGAGGAACTCGGATCCGCAGCCAGATATCCAAGAGGATTATCCAGCCTTAGGGGGCTGAACCTCCAAGCCTCAGGCCTCCTAGCCCAAATACGCTGA
- a CDS encoding amidohydrolase, translated as MVYIDAHTHFGKGMPQGIPPEGVEKYIQMMDKIGMNAVIITPCYASISPDRTYDEANRLLANAMKKYPDRLFGLARVNPHFMKRSVEIAEKYLKEGFWGIKFHPRNEAFPINHKDLVFPIMKKVEELGGLVLFHSGCPVYSHPTLVGDVADNFPEVPIIIGHMGGRFVDDAILVAKWFDNVFIDTSFCRGVGYIEKAVEVAGAEKVLYASDYPQGSMEVETLKVKLAEISSRDKELILGRNIKNILLSIRKER; from the coding sequence TTGGTTTATATTGATGCTCATACGCATTTTGGAAAGGGGATGCCTCAGGGGATACCGCCAGAAGGTGTGGAAAAATATATTCAAATGATGGATAAGATCGGCATGAATGCGGTTATTATAACTCCCTGTTATGCTTCAATATCCCCTGATAGAACCTATGATGAGGCAAATAGACTTCTTGCTAATGCCATGAAGAAATATCCAGATAGGCTTTTTGGTTTAGCTAGAGTCAACCCGCATTTTATGAAGAGATCCGTTGAAATTGCTGAGAAATACCTGAAAGAGGGCTTCTGGGGGATTAAATTTCATCCCCGAAATGAAGCTTTTCCAATAAATCATAAGGATCTGGTTTTTCCAATAATGAAAAAGGTAGAGGAGCTCGGCGGGCTTGTGCTATTTCACAGCGGCTGTCCTGTCTATTCGCATCCTACTCTCGTAGGAGATGTTGCTGATAATTTTCCAGAAGTCCCGATAATTATCGGTCATATGGGTGGCCGGTTTGTGGACGACGCCATTCTGGTTGCTAAGTGGTTTGATAATGTTTTTATAGATACTAGTTTCTGCAGAGGCGTTGGTTACATTGAAAAGGCTGTCGAAGTAGCGGGAGCCGAAAAAGTTTTATATGCATCAGACTACCCGCAGGGGAGCATGGAAGTTGAAACTTTGAAAGTTAAGTTGGCCGAGATATCGAGCAGGGATAAGGAGTTAATATTGGGAAGAAATATAAAGAATATTTTATTATCTATAAGAAAAGAGAGGTAA